A region of Pleionea litopenaei DNA encodes the following proteins:
- the hemA gene encoding glutamyl-tRNA reductase codes for MAVTALGINHKTAPVDIRERVAFDPASLLEALKVLKQEVQLEEVAVLSTCNRMEVYFRGDDDAHQRLTNWLIEHHTLEPDALQQCLYVHQGEQAVQHVMRVACGLDSMVLGEPQILGQMKDAFQFARDAGTLGQLLDRLFQHTFTVAKKVRTDTEIGSSAVSVAYAAVSLAKKIFSDLSSMTALYIGAGETIELAARHLHNQGVSNIIVANRTLERGESLTRQFGGKAITLTQLAEQMPAADIVISSTASPLPIVGKGLIEESIKKRRHRPMFMVDLAVPRDIEPEVGQLRDVYLYSVDDLKDVIDENLKARSQAAEEAEDIVANQSEHYIDWVNSLASVDLVKEYRHTIEDIKQQELNKALALLESGESAEKVLQQYAHRFANKVMHSPTQYLRNLRDQEHSKEAIAVREVLGLDDLDKSS; via the coding sequence TTGGCAGTTACAGCGTTAGGCATTAATCACAAAACAGCTCCGGTCGACATTCGAGAGCGGGTCGCTTTTGATCCTGCATCGCTGCTCGAAGCATTGAAAGTCTTGAAACAAGAAGTGCAACTTGAAGAAGTCGCCGTCTTGTCCACCTGCAATCGCATGGAAGTTTATTTTCGCGGAGATGACGACGCTCATCAGCGGTTAACCAATTGGTTGATTGAACACCACACGCTTGAGCCCGATGCTCTACAACAGTGCCTGTATGTTCATCAAGGCGAGCAAGCTGTGCAGCATGTAATGCGAGTGGCCTGTGGTTTAGACTCAATGGTTTTGGGCGAGCCGCAAATATTGGGGCAAATGAAAGACGCCTTTCAGTTTGCACGTGACGCTGGGACGCTAGGGCAATTGCTTGACCGATTATTCCAGCACACCTTTACTGTCGCTAAAAAGGTTCGAACCGATACCGAGATTGGCAGCAGCGCGGTGTCTGTGGCTTACGCGGCGGTGTCGCTAGCGAAAAAGATTTTCTCAGACTTGAGCAGTATGACAGCATTATACATCGGTGCTGGCGAAACCATTGAATTAGCCGCGCGACATTTACACAATCAAGGCGTGAGTAACATTATTGTTGCCAATCGTACGCTTGAGCGTGGTGAAAGTTTAACTCGGCAATTTGGGGGTAAGGCGATTACCTTGACGCAATTGGCCGAGCAAATGCCGGCGGCAGACATCGTCATATCATCCACGGCAAGTCCGCTACCCATCGTTGGAAAAGGCTTGATCGAAGAGAGTATTAAGAAGCGCCGTCATCGACCCATGTTTATGGTTGATTTGGCGGTGCCGAGAGACATAGAGCCTGAAGTTGGCCAGTTGCGTGATGTTTACTTGTATAGCGTTGATGACCTAAAAGATGTTATTGATGAAAATTTAAAGGCTCGCTCGCAAGCGGCCGAAGAAGCGGAAGATATCGTCGCCAATCAAAGCGAGCATTATATTGATTGGGTAAATTCTTTGGCCAGTGTCGACTTAGTTAAAGAGTATCGGCATACCATTGAAGATATTAAACAGCAAGAGTTAAACAAGGCGTTGGCTTTACTGGAGTCAGGAGAGTCCGCTGAAAAAGTGTTGCAACAGTATGCTCATAGATTTGCGAATAAAGTGATGCACTCACCGACTCAATACCTGCGCAACCTAAGAGATCAAGAACATTCAAAAGAAGCCATCGCAGTCAGAGAAGTACTTGGGCTGGATGACTTAGATAAATCGTCTTAA
- the prfA gene encoding peptide chain release factor 1 gives MKASIRTKLETLVERHEEIAALLGDPDVIGDQNKFRDLSKEYAQLEDVVKTFKEYQGALEAIESAEEMMKDSDPDMREMAQEEFKQGKDDKERLELELQKLLLPKDPNDEKNIYLEIRAGTGGDEAAIFAGDLFRMYSKYAERNRWQLEVLSENAGEHGGYKEIICRIAGDAVYSRLKFESGAHRVQRVPETESQGRVHTSACTVAILPEADEMDAIDINPSDLRVDTYRASGAGGQHVNKTDSAIRITHLPTGVVVECQEERSQHKNRAKAMSMLQSRLLAAQQEAAKTEETEARRSLVGSGDRSERIRTYNYPQGRMTDHRINLTLYKLDEIMEGDLAQVVDPLINEYQADQLAAMSGES, from the coding sequence ATGAAAGCGTCGATACGTACAAAATTAGAAACCTTGGTAGAGCGCCACGAAGAAATAGCGGCTTTGTTGGGGGATCCCGATGTTATTGGCGATCAGAATAAGTTTCGTGACTTATCAAAAGAATACGCCCAGCTAGAGGATGTTGTTAAGACATTTAAAGAGTATCAAGGTGCTCTTGAGGCCATTGAGTCAGCCGAAGAAATGATGAAAGACTCCGATCCGGATATGCGCGAAATGGCGCAAGAAGAATTTAAGCAAGGCAAAGACGACAAAGAGCGCTTAGAGCTAGAGCTGCAAAAATTATTGTTGCCGAAAGATCCGAATGACGAGAAGAATATCTATCTAGAAATTCGTGCGGGAACCGGCGGCGATGAAGCGGCTATTTTTGCTGGCGACTTGTTTCGAATGTATTCAAAGTATGCCGAACGCAATCGTTGGCAATTAGAAGTGCTCAGTGAAAATGCAGGTGAACACGGCGGTTACAAAGAAATTATTTGTCGCATCGCGGGTGACGCGGTTTATTCACGATTAAAGTTTGAATCTGGCGCTCATCGTGTGCAACGTGTACCAGAAACTGAGTCACAGGGGCGAGTGCATACGTCGGCTTGTACTGTTGCGATTCTACCGGAAGCCGATGAAATGGACGCCATTGATATCAATCCATCGGATCTGCGAGTCGATACTTATCGAGCCTCGGGAGCTGGTGGACAGCACGTTAACAAAACCGACTCGGCGATTCGAATTACTCACTTGCCAACCGGTGTGGTGGTTGAGTGCCAAGAAGAGCGTTCACAGCATAAAAACCGCGCGAAAGCGATGTCGATGTTGCAGTCTCGATTGTTAGCGGCGCAACAAGAGGCGGCTAAAACCGAAGAGACCGAAGCTCGTAGAAGTTTGGTCGGTAGTGGCGATCGCAGTGAACGTATTCGCACCTACAATTACCCACAAGGCCGAATGACCGATCATCGAATTAATTTAACCCTGTATAAGTTAGATGAAATTATGGAGGGGGATTTGGCACAAGTGGTGGACCCTCTGATCAATGAATATCAAGCGGATCAGCTAGCGGCGATGTCAGGGGAATCGTAA
- a CDS encoding aspartoacylase, whose protein sequence is MSEPVIKKVLIVGGTHGNESTGVFLINKWRQFPKSLQRASFQVDTLLANPKAIAANVRYLDKDLNRCFSQAVLQDETLIGHEIERAHQLVDQLGGKGACQYDLIIDLHTSTANMGVNLVLTKHDAFHHSMMGYMSTQRDDVVVTSEAEMIPDHHFLCALAERNVIVEVGPVAQGLLHHETIEKTEQATYQLLDFVERYNAQQLPELPESITVFEYTGKISFPRNENNEPLGIVHKDIQYRDFSLLNTGDPIFLMQDGSVITYRDKPTYISFVNEAAYYDQGFAFCTLDKKLIPLCK, encoded by the coding sequence ATGAGTGAGCCAGTCATTAAGAAAGTACTCATTGTCGGTGGAACACATGGCAATGAGTCAACCGGGGTATTCTTAATCAACAAATGGCGTCAATTCCCAAAGTCGTTACAACGAGCAAGTTTTCAAGTCGATACTTTGTTGGCGAATCCAAAAGCCATAGCTGCCAATGTTCGTTATCTCGATAAAGATCTAAACCGGTGCTTCAGCCAAGCAGTCCTTCAAGATGAAACACTCATCGGGCACGAAATTGAACGCGCCCATCAGTTGGTCGACCAACTTGGTGGCAAGGGGGCTTGTCAATACGATTTAATTATTGACTTGCACACCTCTACCGCCAACATGGGCGTTAACTTAGTATTAACCAAACACGATGCATTTCATCATTCGATGATGGGCTACATGTCAACACAGCGTGACGATGTGGTGGTTACATCAGAAGCCGAAATGATACCGGACCATCACTTTTTATGTGCTTTAGCCGAGCGAAATGTGATTGTTGAAGTTGGGCCGGTTGCACAAGGTTTGTTGCATCATGAAACCATCGAAAAGACAGAGCAAGCCACTTATCAGTTGCTTGATTTTGTCGAACGTTATAATGCTCAACAACTTCCAGAACTACCTGAGTCGATTACCGTGTTTGAGTACACGGGTAAAATATCGTTTCCACGCAATGAAAATAATGAACCCTTAGGCATAGTTCATAAAGATATTCAGTATAGAGATTTTTCATTGCTCAATACGGGCGATCCAATTTTTCTAATGCAAGATGGATCGGTCATAACATATAGAGATAAACCGACCTACATCAGCTTTGTTAATGAGGCTGCATACTACGATCAAGGCTTTGCTTTCTGCACTTTAGATAAAAAACTCATTCCGTTGTGTAAATAA
- a CDS encoding outer membrane beta-barrel protein, with amino-acid sequence MKVKVCASLLAFSCLPLFADSNLAVEINKTSFEDNLIEAQSNAISVTYQHSLNENFSLNGRFGISLYDDEIDGLSPRSRFSVDSLASAYVRFDAFPEQAFNVFATLGYNYVNLNVNSSAGDFGETESDLGYGIGVSYKITEDYSVYLSGETLIDDTDVEMQSYNLGFAFKF; translated from the coding sequence GTGAAAGTAAAAGTATGCGCCTCGCTGTTGGCGTTCTCGTGTCTGCCGTTGTTTGCAGACTCTAACCTCGCGGTAGAAATCAATAAGACTTCGTTTGAAGACAACTTGATTGAAGCGCAATCAAATGCAATATCTGTCACCTACCAACATTCATTAAATGAAAACTTCTCGCTTAATGGGCGTTTTGGTATCAGCTTGTATGACGACGAAATTGACGGTTTATCACCAAGAAGCCGTTTTTCAGTCGATTCATTAGCGAGTGCTTATGTGCGTTTTGATGCGTTTCCTGAGCAAGCATTCAATGTGTTTGCGACGCTTGGTTACAACTACGTTAATCTTAACGTGAACTCGTCTGCAGGCGATTTTGGGGAAACGGAAAGTGATTTGGGCTATGGGATTGGCGTCTCATATAAGATAACAGAAGATTATTCTGTGTACTTATCTGGCGAAACACTTATCGATGATACCGATGTAGAAATGCAAAGCTATAACTTAGGTTTCGCATTTAAGTTCTAA
- a CDS encoding M4 family metallopeptidase encodes MKKSLLWTSVISAMAVGMTANAAERVALSNVNIELDQLAKNGTVGTQSLKKHFKLSKDHSFSKISEKSDFKGNQHKRIQQSYKGVRVFGQQVTQHSKVKLGKDYFAGHVITDIDKDLKGNVTPKLSTTDVIASLKSKVESKFGKWTNYERENTELVVYFDERFNKAFLAYHVELMAQDEKGHVVRRMFIVDANSDRIIKHWNALQHFDITGPGGNEKTGQYQYGTDYPALDGTDDGNGGTCYLENANVRAVDLANTTNTSNNTPYEFACSENTYKAINGAYSPINDAFYFGNVAFDMFDEWYQTAPLPFQLSMKVHYGNGYENAFWDGQAMTFGDGASTFYPLVDINVSVHEISHGFTDFNSDLIYSGESGGMNEAFSDIAGEAGEYFWKGSVDWFIGGDIMKNGDGLRFFETPSLDGRSIDHFDDYYSGMDVHYSSGVYNRGYYLLSNMEGWDPRKAFDIFVHANQNYWTPSSTMAEGACGLIESATDLEYDWISVYVAMSAVGAVCENSSTDTDNDTMSDISEIIIGFDFEDPADANADFDGDGIINKVEMLKGFDPKDTDSDDDGLSDDEEYNLYATDVINADTDADGMPDGYEVANGFNPLNDNDAMQDADSDGVSNVGEYLDGTDPNDANSVRMPPAYSLYDFEDQSVADFPISIYADYPLEISSTYAASGMYSLASPDMTHNEWGGSDITFVSEEGTMSFDLKISTESGWDYFYLAIDGALAFELSGEYDWVTISGPIAAGQHTISFIYAKDGSVSSGEDKIWVDNFYYPGYVRDDDADGMDDAWETNNGLNPADNADAALDADNDGLTNLEEYQAGSNPNVADTDNDGLTDSEEVDTHMTNPAAWDTDGDGVSDKDEVDNGLDPLVAGTDGEDDLDNDGFINRTESKYGSDLNDASSMPAAVAYLVESFNDGNTQAEWTSSTPESFSIQNGRLYSEPLSNDKVASIEVTDVFMAGELSFKANVDTEENVDKMRLLIDGVVVSELTGQLNDQTVTAALTQGEHTIRLEYVKNAFMSSKVDRVSIDNLMYLAPDVDSDGDGLSNGEEVNTYGTDPMSTDSDGDGIADGAEVAAGTNPAKRDTDNDGVADGDDLFPTDASRWSNSDSGSAYFLLLMMAAFAGLRRRK; translated from the coding sequence ATGAAAAAATCATTACTTTGGACCAGTGTGATTTCAGCGATGGCAGTAGGAATGACCGCCAACGCTGCTGAGCGAGTAGCGTTAAGCAACGTTAACATCGAGCTTGACCAACTAGCAAAAAATGGCACTGTGGGAACGCAATCGTTAAAGAAGCATTTTAAATTATCAAAAGATCACAGCTTCTCTAAAATCAGTGAAAAATCTGACTTCAAAGGCAACCAACATAAGCGCATTCAGCAAAGCTATAAAGGCGTTCGCGTATTTGGTCAGCAAGTGACTCAACACAGTAAAGTAAAACTTGGTAAAGATTACTTCGCAGGTCACGTGATTACTGACATCGACAAAGATTTGAAAGGTAACGTCACGCCAAAATTATCAACGACGGATGTTATCGCTAGCTTGAAGTCGAAAGTTGAGAGCAAATTTGGTAAGTGGACTAACTACGAGCGTGAAAATACCGAGCTTGTCGTTTACTTTGATGAGCGTTTCAATAAAGCTTTTTTGGCTTATCATGTAGAATTAATGGCGCAAGATGAGAAAGGTCATGTTGTGCGTCGTATGTTCATTGTTGATGCAAATTCTGACCGCATCATTAAGCACTGGAATGCGCTTCAACACTTTGACATTACTGGTCCTGGTGGAAATGAGAAAACTGGTCAATACCAATACGGTACTGATTACCCAGCACTTGACGGTACTGACGATGGCAACGGTGGAACCTGTTACTTAGAGAACGCAAACGTTCGTGCCGTTGACTTAGCGAATACGACCAACACGTCTAACAACACTCCGTACGAGTTCGCTTGTTCAGAAAATACTTACAAAGCGATTAACGGTGCATACTCACCAATCAACGATGCATTTTACTTTGGTAATGTTGCTTTCGATATGTTTGATGAGTGGTATCAAACCGCACCGCTTCCATTCCAGTTATCGATGAAAGTGCATTATGGCAATGGCTATGAAAATGCTTTTTGGGATGGTCAAGCAATGACCTTTGGTGATGGTGCAAGCACCTTCTACCCATTGGTGGATATCAACGTTTCGGTTCATGAAATCAGCCATGGTTTCACCGACTTTAACTCAGATCTTATCTACTCTGGCGAGTCTGGCGGAATGAACGAAGCTTTCTCAGATATCGCAGGCGAAGCCGGTGAGTACTTCTGGAAAGGGTCGGTTGACTGGTTTATTGGTGGCGACATCATGAAAAACGGTGATGGCTTACGTTTCTTCGAAACGCCTTCACTCGATGGCCGCTCAATTGATCATTTTGACGATTACTACAGTGGCATGGATGTTCACTACAGCAGTGGTGTTTACAACCGTGGTTACTATTTATTGTCGAATATGGAAGGTTGGGATCCACGTAAAGCTTTCGATATTTTTGTGCATGCAAACCAAAACTACTGGACTCCAAGTTCAACCATGGCAGAAGGTGCGTGTGGTTTGATCGAGTCTGCTACTGATCTTGAGTACGATTGGATTTCAGTTTATGTAGCTATGTCTGCGGTTGGTGCCGTTTGTGAAAATTCTTCAACAGATACTGACAACGACACAATGTCAGATATTTCTGAAATCATCATCGGTTTCGATTTCGAAGATCCTGCCGATGCTAACGCTGACTTTGATGGCGATGGCATTATCAACAAAGTTGAAATGTTGAAAGGCTTCGATCCAAAAGACACCGATTCTGATGACGATGGTCTTTCAGACGATGAAGAATACAACCTTTACGCAACTGATGTTATCAATGCTGATACCGATGCAGATGGCATGCCTGATGGTTACGAAGTTGCGAATGGCTTCAATCCTTTGAATGATAACGATGCGATGCAAGATGCCGATAGCGATGGTGTTAGCAACGTTGGTGAGTACTTAGACGGTACTGATCCGAACGATGCCAACAGTGTTCGCATGCCTCCAGCATACTCATTGTATGACTTCGAAGATCAAAGCGTTGCTGACTTCCCAATCTCTATTTATGCTGATTATCCGCTAGAGATTTCTAGTACTTACGCAGCAAGCGGAATGTACAGTCTAGCTAGCCCTGATATGACTCATAACGAGTGGGGCGGTAGCGATATCACTTTCGTTTCTGAAGAAGGAACCATGTCATTTGACCTGAAAATTTCAACAGAGTCTGGATGGGATTACTTCTACTTAGCGATTGATGGTGCGTTAGCATTTGAATTATCAGGCGAGTACGATTGGGTAACCATTAGCGGTCCTATCGCTGCGGGTCAACACACCATTTCATTCATCTATGCGAAAGATGGAAGCGTCAGTTCTGGCGAAGACAAAATCTGGGTAGATAACTTCTACTATCCTGGTTACGTTCGTGATGACGATGCCGATGGTATGGACGATGCTTGGGAAACCAACAATGGCCTTAACCCTGCTGACAACGCCGATGCTGCACTGGATGCTGATAACGACGGTTTAACGAACCTTGAAGAATACCAAGCTGGTTCAAACCCGAACGTTGCTGATACAGACAACGATGGCTTAACCGACAGTGAAGAAGTTGATACGCACATGACCAATCCTGCTGCGTGGGATACTGACGGTGACGGTGTAAGCGATAAAGACGAAGTCGACAATGGCTTAGATCCTTTAGTGGCTGGAACCGATGGCGAAGACGATTTAGATAACGATGGTTTCATCAATCGTACTGAGTCTAAGTATGGTAGCGACTTAAATGACGCAAGCAGCATGCCTGCGGCAGTAGCTTACTTAGTTGAAAGCTTCAACGACGGTAACACGCAAGCAGAGTGGACTTCGAGCACACCAGAAAGCTTTAGCATTCAAAATGGCCGCTTGTACTCAGAGCCACTATCGAATGACAAAGTTGCTTCTATCGAAGTCACCGATGTCTTCATGGCTGGTGAGTTAAGCTTCAAAGCGAATGTTGATACGGAAGAAAACGTCGACAAAATGCGCTTGTTGATTGACGGAGTTGTGGTCAGTGAATTGACCGGTCAATTGAACGATCAAACCGTAACGGCTGCACTGACGCAAGGTGAACACACCATTCGTTTAGAGTATGTCAAAAATGCGTTCATGAGTTCTAAAGTTGACCGTGTTTCTATCGACAACTTAATGTACCTAGCGCCGGATGTAGATTCTGATGGCGATGGCTTGAGCAATGGTGAAGAGGTGAATACCTACGGTACTGATCCAATGAGCACTGACTCAGATGGTGACGGTATTGCTGACGGCGCAGAAGTCGCAGCGGGTACTAACCCAGCTAAGCGTGACACTGATAACGATGGCGTAGCGGATGGTGACGATTTGTTCCCAACTGACGCAAGCCGTTGGTCAAACAGTGACAGCGGTAGTGCATACTTCTTGTTATTGATGATGGCTGCCTTTGCAGGACTTCGTCGTCGCAAATAG
- the prmC gene encoding peptide chain release factor N(5)-glutamine methyltransferase, with amino-acid sequence MNAEELIKSAVSTFPDPDTAKLDAEILVCHSLKKPRSWLRAFARDELTREQVADIQQVFKRRIQGEPVAYILGEWEFFSLPLKVTPATLIPRPETESLVEKAIALLVDRPVVNIIDLGTGTGAIALALASNLPQASVSATDFSKEALSVAQLNAQSLGLPVTFYQGSWFQAVPSNATFDLIISNPPYVANDDPHMTQGDLPFEPVTALTAGDDEFADLDEIIRDAANFLNRQGWLMVEHGYYQGARVVELFKAAGFTKVQTEKDLSGNDRFTLGQFN; translated from the coding sequence ATGAATGCTGAAGAATTAATTAAAAGCGCAGTGTCAACATTTCCTGATCCCGATACCGCCAAGTTAGACGCTGAAATTCTAGTGTGTCATAGTTTGAAAAAACCACGCAGTTGGTTGAGAGCGTTTGCACGAGATGAGCTAACCCGTGAACAAGTCGCTGACATTCAGCAAGTATTTAAACGACGAATTCAAGGCGAACCCGTGGCCTATATTTTAGGTGAATGGGAATTTTTCTCGCTGCCGTTAAAAGTGACACCGGCCACTTTAATTCCAAGGCCAGAAACGGAGAGTTTGGTCGAAAAAGCGATTGCTTTGTTGGTTGATCGTCCAGTCGTCAATATTATTGATTTAGGCACCGGCACTGGCGCTATTGCACTCGCATTGGCGAGTAATTTACCACAAGCCTCCGTTAGCGCTACGGACTTTAGTAAAGAAGCATTAAGCGTTGCTCAATTGAATGCACAATCTTTAGGTTTACCAGTGACCTTTTATCAAGGAAGTTGGTTTCAGGCAGTACCAAGCAATGCAACTTTTGATTTGATAATTAGCAACCCACCCTATGTTGCAAATGATGACCCTCATATGACTCAAGGCGACCTTCCTTTTGAGCCGGTTACCGCGTTAACTGCAGGCGACGATGAGTTTGCCGATTTAGACGAAATCATTCGTGATGCAGCTAACTTTTTGAATCGACAAGGGTGGTTAATGGTTGAGCATGGTTACTATCAAGGCGCTCGTGTCGTCGAGCTATTTAAAGCAGCAGGCTTTACTAAAGTTCAGACCGAGAAAGATTTATCGGGTAATGATCGGTTTACTTTAGGACAGTTCAATTAA
- a CDS encoding class I SAM-dependent methyltransferase, with the protein MPEVFELPEENLFNVFNILLLENKHRLVKQLKKCYEPNVHGHKTWSSSFLLMDYFQTHNIIKRSSDVIELGCGWGAASIYCKKNGAKSVTGLDIDDNVFPYLEVQAALNDVTIKESRRSYEKLTARHLAQYNLMIGADICFWDDLAVKLEKLFKRALGAGVKRILLADPGRQPFLDLAERCQNFAKVDLREWYVCDPEYFDGYVLDLKPKTSKKAN; encoded by the coding sequence GTGCCAGAAGTTTTCGAGTTACCTGAAGAAAACCTGTTTAATGTATTTAATATTTTATTATTAGAAAACAAACATCGTCTCGTTAAGCAATTAAAAAAGTGTTATGAGCCAAATGTACATGGCCACAAGACTTGGTCCTCTAGCTTCTTATTAATGGATTACTTTCAAACTCATAATATTATTAAGCGTTCATCGGACGTCATCGAGCTTGGATGTGGCTGGGGAGCCGCGTCAATATACTGCAAAAAAAATGGCGCCAAGTCAGTCACCGGATTAGATATCGATGACAACGTGTTCCCCTACCTCGAAGTTCAAGCAGCGCTCAACGACGTTACCATCAAAGAGTCTCGACGAAGCTACGAAAAGCTCACTGCACGCCACCTTGCGCAATACAACTTAATGATTGGTGCTGACATTTGTTTCTGGGACGACTTAGCCGTTAAGCTAGAAAAACTGTTTAAGCGCGCACTCGGGGCTGGGGTTAAGCGAATTTTATTAGCCGATCCCGGTCGGCAACCTTTTTTGGATTTGGCTGAGCGATGTCAAAATTTCGCGAAAGTTGATTTAAGAGAGTGGTATGTCTGTGATCCTGAGTACTTCGATGGTTACGTGCTCGACCTAAAACCAAAAACAAGTAAAAAGGCCAACTAA
- a CDS encoding LacI family DNA-binding transcriptional regulator: protein MATIKDVSELAGVSQATVSRVLNGTTRVDDDKKRRVMDAIKTLGYRPNAHAKSLASNRSNSIGMVVSELAGPYFGEMMAGAEAVIRRNDKQMLIASSHASEAEEKDVIDFLVSCRCDALILHAETISDDDLLKVQEQGIDLVLLNRFIPQIADQCFVLDNELGGFLATEHMIQQQRRRVACILGPQWKHDAKERFDGYMRALKQYQVPFDPELIVEGDFQEAGGRSGVEKLLQKGVQFDALVCANDEMALGAMELLTQRDIAIPEQVAVIGFDDIAYARYVTPKLSSIHFPVRQIAADAAWLVMQRAYKIEPPQPVAQKITPILVPRQSSLCSSVG from the coding sequence ATGGCAACGATCAAAGATGTTTCAGAGTTAGCTGGCGTATCACAAGCGACAGTCTCTCGTGTGTTAAACGGGACCACACGTGTCGACGATGATAAAAAGCGACGGGTGATGGATGCCATTAAGACATTGGGATACCGACCTAATGCGCACGCAAAGTCACTCGCATCGAACCGCTCGAACAGCATCGGCATGGTGGTTTCGGAGTTAGCTGGCCCCTATTTCGGAGAAATGATGGCGGGTGCTGAAGCGGTTATTCGTCGCAATGACAAGCAAATGTTAATAGCCAGTAGCCATGCCAGTGAAGCAGAAGAAAAAGACGTCATCGATTTTCTGGTTTCATGTCGTTGTGACGCATTAATACTGCATGCAGAAACCATCAGCGACGATGATTTGTTAAAAGTTCAAGAGCAAGGAATTGATTTGGTGCTGCTGAATCGTTTTATTCCTCAGATTGCCGATCAATGTTTTGTACTCGACAACGAACTAGGTGGTTTCTTAGCAACGGAACATATGATTCAGCAACAGCGGAGACGAGTTGCTTGCATTCTCGGACCACAATGGAAGCACGACGCGAAAGAGCGCTTTGACGGCTACATGCGAGCTTTAAAGCAATATCAAGTTCCTTTTGATCCTGAATTAATTGTGGAAGGAGACTTTCAAGAGGCAGGAGGACGAAGTGGTGTTGAGAAGCTGCTACAAAAAGGCGTTCAGTTTGATGCCTTAGTCTGCGCTAATGATGAAATGGCGCTCGGCGCGATGGAGTTATTAACACAACGTGACATTGCGATTCCGGAGCAGGTTGCTGTGATAGGTTTCGATGACATCGCATATGCCCGTTATGTCACACCAAAATTGTCATCGATTCACTTTCCTGTTCGGCAAATTGCCGCTGATGCCGCTTGGCTAGTCATGCAACGTGCCTACAAAATTGAGCCGCCGCAACCAGTTGCGCAAAAAATTACGCCAATACTGGTCCCTCGACAGTCTTCATTGTGCAGCAGTGTTGGTTAA